A single region of the Malus sylvestris chromosome 8, drMalSylv7.2, whole genome shotgun sequence genome encodes:
- the LOC126631376 gene encoding uncharacterized protein LOC126631376, giving the protein MPSIRNSKSTNRNRKYLSGSQKRRNKENEEALIKSQVGSLSKFFKKQDDISVNEEQGNHDSNGEKDDFMTEIDNEEQDERYEPLSDDGSKEQEDEPLIETDIEEHDQTNENGKDNEIVFPLDIDDPGNWDKIDQNLRDMLVERGPKRVDDVAFPKDNSGRHFSSVHYIRKLLNGETQDRKWLVYSCSLDIVFCFCCKLFKQIGIKTYLDNEGLKDWKNIGHMLTTHETSKEHIHYMSEWIELERRLQKCKTIDESVQQQINKEKEHWRQVLWRIIAVVKRLAKVTLAFHGDNEKLYEENNGNFLNVIEMIAEFDPTMQEHIRRIDTHETHYHYLGHKIQNELIQLLASEVKSEIIARIREAKYFSVILDCTPDASHEDQMSLIIRCVDVTKTPIKVEEFFLEFLNVHDSTGCALFDMLLGALSTLKLDVDDIRGQGYDNGSNMKGKNKGMQSRVLEINPRAFYTPCGCHSLNLALCDMVNCCPKAMSFFGVVQRIYTLFSSSTKRWKVFTYHVQGSHTLKPLSQTRWESHIESVKPIRESAQHIRDALIHLANTSEDPKSKSEAESLAIHELENFEFLLGMVIWHELLFAINTVSKTLQKEDMHIDVAIDKLKGLISVLD; this is encoded by the coding sequence ATGCCTTCTATTAGAAATAGTAAGTCCACTAACAGAAACAGAAAGTATCTCTCTGGGTctcaaaaaagaagaaataaggaAAATGAAGAAGCATTAATAAAGTCTCAGGTTGGATCTCTCAGTAAGTTTTTCAAGAAACAAGATGATATTTCAGTGAATGAGGAACAAGGGAATCATGACAGTAATGGGGAGAAAGATGATTTCATGACTGAGATTGATAATGAAGAGCAAGATGAACGATATGAGCCTCTATCTGACGATGGTAGTAAAGAGCAAGAAGATGAACCTCTGATTGAGACTGACATTGAAGAACATGATCAAACTAATGAGAATGGTAAGGATAATGAAATTGTCTTTCCTTTGGATATTGATGATCCAGGGAATTGGGATAAGATTGATCAAAATCTTAGGGACATGTTAGTGGAAAGAGGTCCTAAAAGAGTTGATGATGTTGCATTTCCGAAAGATAATTCAGGTAGGCATTTTTCTTCTGTACATTACATTAGAAAATTGCTTAATGGGGAAACGCAAGATAGGAAGTGGCTAGTGTACTCATGTTCTTTGGATAtagtattttgtttttgttgcaaGTTATTCAAGCAAATTGGAATCAAGACTTACCTGGATAATGAGGGTTTGAAAGATTGGAAGAATATTGGTCACATGCTTACAACTCATGAAACTAGCAAGGAACACATTCACTACATGAGTGAATGGATTGAATTGGAAAGAAGATTGCAAAAATGTAAAACAATTGATGAAAGTGTGCAACAACAAATCAACAAAGAGAAAGAGCATTGGAGACAAGTGTTATGGAGGATAATTGCTGTTGTGAAAAGACTTGCAAAAGTTACTTTGGCATTTCATGGAGACAATGAGAAGCTGTATGAAGAGAATAATGGAAATTTTTTAAATGTGATTGAAATGATTGCTGAATTTGATCCTACAATGCAAGAGCACATTCGGCGTATTGATACACATGAGACTCATTACCATTATCTTGGTCACAAGATTCAAAATGAATTGATACAACTATTAGCAAGTGAGGTCAAAAGTGAAATCATAGCAAGAATCCGAGAAGCAAAGTATTTTTCAGTGATACTTGATTGCACTCCGGATGCCAGTCACGAAGATCAAATGTCTCTTATAATAAGGTGTGTGGATGTTACAAAAACTCCAATAAAGGTTGAAGAATTCTTTTTAGAATTTCTGAATGTACATGACTCAACAGGGTGTGCACTGTTTGATATGCTTTTAGGTGCATTGAGCACTCTTAAACTTGATGTTGATGACATAAGGGGACAAGGTTATGACAACGGTTCAAATATGAAAGGCAAAAATAAAGGCATGCAAAGCAGAGTACTTGAAATAAATCCTAGAGCATTCTACACTCCATGTGGTTGTCATAGCCTTAATCTTGCACTTTGTGATATGGTCAATTGTTGTCCTAAAGCTATGTCTTTTTTTGGAGTGGTACAACGTATATATACATTGTTCTCATCCTCAACAAAGCGATGGAAAGTTTTTACATATCATGTGCAAGGAAGTCACACCCTCAAACCGTTGTCACAAACTCGTTGGGAAAGTCATATTGAAAGTGTTAAACCCATAAGAGAAAGCGCTCAACATATAAGAGATGCTTTGATTCACTTGGCAAATACTAGTGAAGATCCTAAGTCAAAGAGTGAAGCTGAATCCCTAGCAATCCATGAGCTGGAGAATTTTGAGTTCTTGTTAGGTATggttatttggcatgaattGTTGTTTGCTATTAATACTGTTAGCAAAACTCTTCAAAAAGAAGACATGCATATTGATGTTGCTATTGATAAATTGAAAGGGCTTATATCCGTTCTTGATTAG
- the LOC126631377 gene encoding protein FAR1-RELATED SEQUENCE 5-like, which produces MAYHYFGDVVTFDTTYRTNKYDMPFAPFTGVNHHWQSIQFGCAHLQDETKVTFLWLFETWLEAIGGRHPITIITEQDLAMKGAIAKVFPNTHHRLCLWHIKKKFAEKLSHVYFKKAKFKIEMKKCTRKTYKIDDFEVKWMALMKEDGLENDEWDFEVKWMALMKEDGLENDEWLKSLYEMCSSWVLVYNRRIFVAGMNTTRRSEGINYFFDGFVTPTTNLSEFVVKYEQALKKIMERESDKDFESEHKYRIVNEGEFLLQHAASLYTRNVFNKFKDEWSKVNRYKVEEMPRDNEYHAYVVKSKLGEQEEFVMKLNVQTHEGTCECQNFEFVGILCRHLLKVFVRLDVDTIPELFILPRWKQEANKFRIIDFKSLVTDDDKEESEALRLSHMCHQATKLACTVASSNEAYTIFMEVIDELSKKLSEYSCEDATIASSTKMTHVLILILLY; this is translated from the coding sequence ATGGCTTATCACTATTTTGGTGATGTTGTTACATTCGATACAACCTACAGGACAAACAAGTATGATATGCCTTTTGCACCATTCACTGGAGTAAACCACCATTGGCAGTCAATACAGTTTGGATGTGCACATTTACAAGATGAGACAAAAGTTACCTTTTTATGGTTGTTTGAGACATGGCTTGAAGCAATAGGAGGACGTCATCCGATTACAATTATTACTGAACAAGACTTGGCAATGAAAGGAGCAATTGCCAAGGTTTTTCCAAACACTCATCATCGATTATGCCTATGGCATATCAAGAAGAAGTTTGCTGAAAAGTTATCACATGTGTACTTTAAGAAGGCCAAGTTCAAgattgagatgaaaaaatgtaCTCGGAAGACATATAAGATCGATGATTTTGAAGTAAAGTGGATGGCCTTGATGAAAGAAGATGGGTTGGAGAATGATGAGTGGGATTTTGAAGTAAAGTGGATGGCCTTGATGAAAGAAGATGGGTTGGAGAATGATGAGTGGCTAAAAAGTTTATATGAGATGTGTTCTTCTTGGGTTCTTGTTTATAATCGTAGAATATTTGTTGCAGGAATGAATACTACTAGACGTAGTGAGGGTATTAATTACTTTTTTGATGGATTTGTCACACCAACAACAAATCTTAGTGAGTTTGTCGTCAAATATGAACAAGCACTGAAGAAGATTATGGAAAGAGAAAGTGACAAAGATTTTGAATCAGAACACAAGTATCGTATTGTCAATGAAGGAGAATTTCTTTTGCAACATGCAGCAAGTTTGTATACTAGAAATGTATTCAATAAATTCAAGGATGAATGGAGTAAAGTCAATCGGTACAAAGTTGAAGAAATGCCACGTGACAATGAATATCATGCATACGTAGTGAAATCAAAACTTGGAGAGCAAGAAGAGTTTGTGATGAAGCTAAATGTGCAAACGCATGAAGGTACGTGTGAATGccaaaattttgagtttgttgGAATACTTTGCAGACACTTGTTGAAAGTATTTGTCCGCTTGGATGTTGATACAATACCTGAACTTTTTATTTTGCCGCGATGGAAGCAAGAAGCAAACAAATTTAGGATAATAGATTTTAAAAGTTTGGTGACAGATGATGATAAAGAAGAATCAGAAGCTTTGAGACTTAGCCATATGTGTCATCAAGCAACTAAGTTGGCTTGTACTGTAGCTTCTTCAAatgaggcatacacaatttTCATGGAAGTTATAGATGAACTATCCAAAAAGCTGTCAGAATATTCTTGTGAAGATGCAACCATTGCTTCTTCAACAAAAATGACACATGTACTAATATTGATTCTTCTGTACTAG